One part of the Georgfuchsia toluolica genome encodes these proteins:
- the flhA gene encoding flagellar biosynthesis protein FlhA produces MNTNATSLPVWANQENLKGITGPALIILIMAMMILPLPPFLLDLLFTFNIALSIMVLLVSLYSLKPLDFASFPTVLLMSTLMRLSLNVASTRVVLMEGHTGPDAAGKVIEAFGHFLVGGNYAIGIVVFVILVVINFVVITKGAGRIAEVSARFALDAMPGKQMAIDADLNAGQIGEEEARRRRAQISQEANFFGSMDGASKFVRGDAVAGIIIMLINVIGGLVVGVLQHDLDFATAAHNYTLLAIGDGLVAQIPALIISTAAGMVVSRVSTDEDLGEQVVNQLFSKPQVLLLTGGIVGGMGLIPGMPHFAFLLLASLLLGGAHMLKKAPVAVEAGILPLAEATTLSSQEASWDDVTPVDVLGLEVGYRLIQMVDKFHDSELLKRIMGIRKKFAHEIGFLPSPVHIRDNLELKPNAYRITLKGVEIGCGEAQPGMMLAINPGRVLGVIPGISTQDPAFGLPAVWIEPALREQAQSLGYTVADSSTVVATHLNHLIQIHAAELLGRHEVQQLLDHLAKSAPKLVEDVVPKMLPLSVLQKVLHNLLEEAVHIRDMRTIIETLADNAAQTQDPALLTSAVRIALGRAITQQLFPSATEMQVLALNPGLERLLLQVMQADSSGGAGIEPGLADTLMRETASAAERQEQIGLPPVMLVPAQLRTQLSRFLRRTVPQLKVLSHAEIPDSRKIRVAMMIGSGA; encoded by the coding sequence ATGAACACAAACGCCACATCGTTGCCCGTCTGGGCCAATCAGGAAAACCTGAAAGGCATAACCGGCCCGGCGCTGATCATCCTCATCATGGCGATGATGATCCTGCCGCTGCCGCCATTCCTGCTCGATCTGCTGTTCACCTTCAACATCGCGTTGTCCATCATGGTGTTGCTGGTATCCCTGTATAGCCTTAAGCCGCTGGATTTCGCGTCCTTTCCCACCGTGCTGCTGATGAGCACCCTGATGCGGCTGTCACTCAATGTTGCCTCGACCCGCGTGGTGCTGATGGAGGGCCATACCGGTCCAGACGCCGCCGGCAAGGTGATCGAGGCCTTCGGCCATTTTCTGGTCGGCGGAAATTATGCTATCGGAATTGTAGTGTTCGTGATTCTGGTGGTGATCAATTTCGTGGTAATCACCAAGGGCGCCGGACGCATCGCTGAAGTCAGCGCGCGTTTTGCACTGGACGCCATGCCGGGCAAGCAGATGGCCATCGACGCCGATCTCAACGCTGGGCAGATCGGCGAAGAAGAGGCACGCAGGCGCCGCGCGCAGATTTCGCAGGAGGCCAATTTTTTCGGTTCCATGGATGGCGCCAGCAAGTTCGTGCGCGGCGACGCGGTGGCGGGCATCATCATCATGCTCATCAACGTCATCGGCGGCCTTGTGGTCGGCGTGCTGCAACACGATCTGGACTTTGCCACGGCGGCGCACAACTACACGCTGCTGGCCATCGGCGATGGGCTGGTGGCGCAAATACCGGCGCTGATAATCTCTACCGCCGCCGGCATGGTGGTGAGCCGGGTATCGACCGATGAAGACCTCGGCGAGCAGGTTGTAAACCAGTTGTTCAGCAAGCCGCAGGTGCTGTTGCTGACTGGCGGCATTGTCGGTGGCATGGGGCTGATTCCGGGCATGCCGCATTTCGCATTTTTGCTGCTTGCCAGCTTATTGCTGGGCGGGGCGCATATGCTGAAGAAAGCACCCGTTGCGGTTGAAGCAGGCATTCTGCCATTGGCGGAAGCGACCACGCTGTCGTCGCAGGAGGCAAGTTGGGACGATGTCACGCCGGTCGATGTACTCGGTCTTGAAGTCGGCTATCGGCTGATACAGATGGTGGACAAATTTCACGATAGCGAACTGCTCAAGCGGATCATGGGGATACGTAAAAAATTTGCCCATGAAATCGGCTTCCTTCCATCACCGGTGCATATCCGTGACAATCTGGAACTCAAGCCCAATGCATATCGCATCACCCTGAAAGGGGTGGAGATCGGCTGCGGCGAAGCACAGCCCGGCATGATGCTGGCTATTAATCCCGGCCGGGTGCTGGGGGTCATTCCCGGCATCAGCACGCAGGATCCCGCCTTTGGCCTGCCAGCGGTATGGATTGAACCCGCCTTGCGCGAGCAGGCGCAAAGCCTTGGCTATACCGTCGCCGATTCGAGTACCGTGGTGGCAACGCATCTCAACCACTTGATACAAATCCATGCCGCCGAGTTGTTGGGGCGCCATGAAGTACAGCAGCTGCTCGACCATCTGGCGAAATCCGCGCCCAAGCTGGTGGAGGACGTGGTGCCCAAAATGCTGCCGCTCTCCGTATTGCAGAAGGTGCTGCACAATCTGCTGGAAGAGGCGGTGCACATCCGCGATATGCGCACCATCATCGAAACCCTGGCCGACAATGCGGCACAGACGCAGGATCCGGCACTGCTTACCTCGGCAGTGCGAATTGCATTAGGCCGCGCCATTACCCAGCAGTTGTTTCCCTCGGCCACCGAAATGCAGGTCTTGGCCCTCAATCCGGGACTGGAGCGTCTGCTGCTGCAGGTAATGCAGGCGGATAGCAGTGGCGGTGCCGGCATAGAGCCTGGTCTCGCCGACACACTGATGCGCGAGACAGCGAGTGCCGCCGAACGTCAGGAACAGATCGGTCTGCCGCCGGTGATGCTGGTGCCCGCGCAATTGCGGACACAGTTGTCGCGTTTCCTGCGCCGCACGGTGCCGCAACTCAAGGTTCTTTCGCACGCTGAAATTCCTGACTCCAGAAAAATCCGCGTAGCCATGATGATAGGGAGTGGAGCATGA
- the flhF gene encoding flagellar biosynthesis protein FlhF: MNIRKVFGTNSREALREVKRLLGAEAAVLSNRTVEGGVEIVAMAAGDIPDATETRTGVAPQDGVRIREVLRPAGQESSVSVQPPAAEALAQTLLKELAMMRATIEQQIEGLAWGEAQRRNPARMLQLRILLEAGLSPALSRKIMDHLPTGLSAGDGAEWVQTTIARNLPVAAADEMITAGGVYALMGPTGVGKTTTTAKLAARCVVRHGVESLALLTTDSYRVGGQEQLRIYGRILGVSVHAVHDGADFQRTLGELKSKHLVLIDTVGVGQRDQMVGEQLSLLEGGHARRLLLLNATSSSQTLDDVMLAYKGSGLYGCIISKLDEAVNVGPVLDTVIRHRMPLHYVANGQRVPEDLHVAQRDDLARRAFKAVPDNAVHALNDEEFSLVMNCAARNSATAARREGASLA, translated from the coding sequence ATGAACATCCGCAAGGTATTTGGCACGAACTCGCGCGAAGCATTGCGCGAAGTCAAACGTCTGTTGGGCGCAGAAGCCGCGGTGCTGTCGAATCGCACAGTGGAAGGCGGCGTCGAAATCGTGGCTATGGCGGCCGGGGATATTCCGGACGCTACGGAAACCAGGACCGGCGTTGCGCCCCAGGATGGAGTCAGGATACGCGAGGTGCTGCGGCCGGCCGGCCAGGAGTCAAGTGTCTCGGTGCAACCGCCTGCCGCGGAAGCCTTGGCGCAGACCTTGTTGAAGGAACTTGCCATGATGCGGGCCACCATCGAGCAGCAGATCGAGGGTCTGGCGTGGGGTGAGGCGCAGCGTCGCAACCCGGCAAGAATGCTCCAGTTGCGGATCCTGCTGGAGGCCGGCTTGAGCCCCGCGCTGTCGCGCAAAATCATGGATCACCTGCCGACGGGGCTGAGTGCGGGCGATGGCGCCGAATGGGTGCAAACAACGATTGCGCGCAATCTTCCGGTGGCGGCCGCGGATGAAATGATTACCGCGGGCGGCGTCTATGCATTGATGGGGCCGACCGGGGTCGGCAAAACCACTACCACCGCAAAACTGGCGGCACGCTGTGTCGTCAGGCATGGCGTGGAGAGCCTCGCGCTGCTGACCACCGACAGTTATCGTGTCGGCGGGCAGGAGCAGTTGAGAATTTACGGTCGAATACTCGGAGTTTCCGTTCACGCGGTACACGACGGCGCCGATTTCCAGCGCACATTGGGTGAATTGAAGAGCAAGCACCTGGTGTTGATCGACACCGTGGGCGTCGGTCAGCGCGACCAGATGGTAGGGGAGCAACTGAGTCTACTGGAGGGCGGCCATGCCAGGCGTCTGTTGCTGCTCAACGCGACCAGCAGCAGCCAAACGCTCGACGATGTGATGCTGGCCTACAAGGGAAGCGGCCTTTATGGTTGCATCATTTCCAAGCTCGACGAAGCGGTCAATGTCGGCCCGGTGCTCGATACGGTTATCCGCCACCGGATGCCACTTCACTATGTAGCCAACGGGCAGCGCGTGCCTGAGGATCTGCATGTGGCGCAGCGCGACGACCTGGCACGTCGCGCGTTCAAGGCCGTGCCGGACAATGCCGTGCATGCCTTGAACGACGAAGAGTTTTCGCTGGTGATGAATTGCGCCGCGCGTAATTCTGCAACGGCTGCGCGGCGCGAAGGAGCATCCCTTGCATAA
- a CDS encoding MinD/ParA family ATP-binding protein, with translation MSRDQAEGLRRLLGQQGLRIVRLNSGRSGVGKTSCAINLAAALVEKGREVLILDENEDQGNIADCLGQPAHRNFLKAVREQCELEESIQRAADISFLPAACGMAELARLPHENRLRLSDTLTACKLACDVVIIDTVAGSSSRLLPLALRDQEEILVVTDSVASITDAYAFIKGATNEYGKRSYRVLMSKVRNEQQGRAIFRNMADAARRYLGVELDLMGMIPADDAVKRAAGMGLSVLKAFPDSSAAAVFRHLGMAVAEWPRPIDGGDIAGFLHGLIRCVANQTPASGKEPSSTWCVPRGAGSVKPRASGARIALAS, from the coding sequence ATGTCACGCGATCAGGCAGAGGGTTTGCGCCGTTTGCTCGGCCAACAGGGGTTGCGGATTGTGCGCCTGAATTCGGGGCGGAGCGGCGTCGGCAAGACGAGTTGCGCGATCAATCTCGCTGCCGCGCTGGTTGAAAAGGGGCGCGAGGTATTGATCCTGGACGAGAACGAAGACCAGGGAAATATCGCGGACTGCCTGGGTCAGCCTGCTCATCGCAACTTTCTCAAAGCGGTGCGGGAACAATGCGAACTGGAGGAATCGATTCAACGCGCTGCGGACATTTCCTTTCTGCCGGCGGCATGCGGGATGGCGGAACTGGCCCGGCTTCCACACGAGAATCGCCTGCGCTTGAGCGATACGTTGACGGCATGCAAGCTGGCCTGTGACGTGGTGATCATCGACACCGTAGCCGGATCGTCCAGCCGGTTGTTGCCGCTGGCGCTGCGCGACCAGGAGGAAATCCTGGTGGTTACGGACAGTGTTGCGTCGATCACGGATGCATATGCCTTCATCAAGGGTGCGACCAACGAATACGGCAAGCGAAGCTATCGTGTCCTGATGTCCAAAGTACGCAATGAGCAACAGGGGCGCGCCATATTCAGAAACATGGCTGATGCGGCGCGGCGCTATCTTGGGGTCGAACTCGATCTGATGGGCATGATTCCCGCCGATGACGCCGTCAAGCGCGCGGCCGGAATGGGCCTCTCCGTCCTCAAGGCATTTCCGGATTCGTCTGCTGCCGCGGTATTTCGGCACTTGGGGATGGCAGTTGCGGAGTGGCCACGGCCCATAGACGGCGGCGATATTGCCGGTTTTCTGCATGGACTCATCAGGTGCGTTGCGAACCAGACCCCCGCCAGCGGTAAGGAACCATCAAGTACGTGGTGTGTCCCCCGTGGTGCGGGTTCCGTGAAGCCCCGGGCCTCCGGAGCAAGAATCGCACTGGCATCGTGA